The genomic window AACCAGTATATTAGAACTATTTGGGTCATTTGTTGGTCTAGTAACAACTAATTTGCTTTTAGGGTCAATTGTTTTATTAGTTTTTATTTCTGCTATATCGAAATAATTACATTTCCCGCAAGAACGATTAGTATCCCATGGTTTTAATATATTATAACGGTTGAGTAGTTTTCTAATTTCAATATGTTTACTGTCTTTTAATGCATTAATTATCTCAGACTTTTCAATATATTGTGTATTTCTAAAAGTATTTATAATAATTTCCGAGTTATATTTATCTTCCAACTATTTATCCCCCAAACTAGTTTTCCTTAGTTTTAGGAATAAATTCAAAAAGATACTATAAAAAATTAGCAAAATATCATAAAACTTGTAAAGTAAAAATTTATTATACTAAAGAAGTGTAAATACCATAAAATACCTTGTGCTATGTAGTTATTAATTAATATAGACACAAATAAACTTTAAAAAGGGTGCCCTAATACTTATAAAAGGAGCATAGGCTTGGACAATAAAATTTTTAAAGGGCACAAAGGTAAAAACCAATGGACAATCTACCCGTATGATTGTATAAAAGCTATGAAGCAAATTCCTGATGAGTCTATAGACTGTATCATTACAAGTCCACCATATTTAAACAAAAGATCATATGGTCAAGTTGGTCGTGAACAAGGAAATAAAGCAATGTACAAATATGCTGCATCTGGAAAACCATTAGAATATGAAATTGGTTGTAATCAAAATATAGATGAATATTTCAATAGCATAAATCAAGTTTTCAAATTATGCTATGTATTATTAAAACCTGATAAATTCTTCTTTTTCAACATTGGTAATTTAAGAAGAAACAAAGAAACAACTGATATTAGCCATATATTTGTTCAAATGGCCAAGGATATTGGTTTTAAGCATAGAGATACTATAATATGGGTAAAAAATAACCCGCGACCTGTGCCGCCTAACTCCGAAATATATTGGCTTGACAATGGTTGGGAATATTTGCTAATGTTTTCAAAGGGAACTGGTACTATAGATAGAGAAAAATATGACTTAACAGTTAAGAACAACTGTAAAGTATGTAAAACTCAGCAAGAATTTGAAAAAACTAAGCCTAATTACTTCAAGACTAATATAGGTTATACTGAGGAAAGTATAAAGCATGAGCACCCTGCAAAATTCCCGCTAAGTTTACCAAGATTTGTTCTGCAACTATGTACTAAAGAAAATGACACAATACTAGATCCTTTCGCTGGAGTAGGAACTACTTTAATCGCTGGTTTACAATTAAATAGAAATGTTATAGGTTGTGAACTTAATTACGACTATTGTGAAAAAGCGGTAGATGAAATAAAAAAGACAATATTTATTATAAATAAACCATAAGTAAATTTCACAAAATTAAAAGAGGACCAGACGCATCCAATCCCCTTAAGTGTATGCCGAAGCAATACACCGCTATTACTTGTATATTATGATACTAAAACAAAAATAATTCGTAAAGTAAAAATTTAAATATAATTATTTAAGCCATTTACTTTATTTCTAAAATCTGAACCCATTATCGAGGTATGAACAGATATAGGAATAGTATTTCTTAGTTGTTCTGATTCTATATAGATATTTCGCACAATTTTTTTTAATTCTGTTTTATTTATACCGAGCTTCTTTAAAAGAAAGATTACGATTATAAAATAATCTACAATATTTTCAAAATTAATATTGGATATACCAGTTTCACTTTGAAGATATTCTTTTAATCTTGACGGAGGATTAGTTTTCTTAAATCTGCAATCAAAAACTACTGAATTATGAGCTACAGCATTACGCAGTTCTTTGATTAGAAAAATAATATCTTCTATAATTCTTCCATTTTGGTTATGGGAACTAGTATGAATTCCTAAGTCCTTAGCAACGGCTATCCTAGTGTTTTGATTTAAACACTGCAAGAAAAATCCAAATTCCCCCATATTTATAACTTCAAAAATCGCCCAAAGCGGTATTGGTTTATTACTATGAAAGAAATGAGAAATTACAGCTCTTTGTTGTGAATAACTAAAACTTATTTTTTGGTTTATCTTATTTCTAAGTTCTAATCTATTTTTCATTTTTTCCCTGTATCTTGAATTACCTGTATTCTCCTGTTTATAATCATTTAAAAAATTTGTAAAAACATAATCGAAGTCAATTGGCCCCATACTAATTAAGGTATTTAATGTGTAATTTTTAATTGCCGTTTCGATAAACATAATTCTCGGATATAAAATAGTTTTTAAGTTAGTATCAAAATCATACACACTAACAATTTCATTAAAATCGTCATATAGAATTTGATTGTTAGAATTCCCAATAAAACGATACCTTTTTACCCATGATAATAGCCCATATTTAAAAGCTGTTTTTTGTTTTTGCTACCACTTATAGATATACCATGATTATTTCTAAGATGCCGCATTAATGCGTCGGTAGTTTTGCCTTTCAACAAAATCTCCTCCAGTTATTATCTTTAAGCGAAATTTTCAACCTCATAACAACATTTCTACCTATTATCAGTATTTTCCTTCAATACAAACAAAAATCACTGAAAAATTGGAATTATATTCAAAAACAAATCACAACCCCATCCTCACCCCATTATTCCTTAGCCACTTTCTTCTCTCTTTATAATCAGGAAGGATAGATTCTACTAGATTCCAGAATTCTTTGGAATGATTTAGGTGTACTAGGTGGGCCATTTCGTGGACTACTATGTAATCTATAACTGGGGATGGTGCCATTATTAGTTTCCAATTTAAATTAATATTACCTTTTGAACTACAACTGCCCCACCGTTTCTTTTGTTCTTTCACAGTTACTTTTGCGGGTTTTTTGCCTATTTTATATTGATAATACTCGACTCGTTCATTTATTTTTTCTTTGGCTTTTTCACGGTACCATTTTTCCATTGCATTCTTTAATGCTTCTTCATCTTTCGTGGGAGTAGATATTATAAATTTTCCTCTAAAAAGCTTTACTTCGGGCACTTGTAAACTATCATCTAGTTCTATTTGTAAAGAATAGTTTCTTCCCATGTACATAAATGATTCACCATTTACAAACTCTTTTTTAAGGGGAATATGTTTTACATTTTTAAACTCATATAGCTTTTTTACTATCCAGTCCGCTTTAGTCATAACCTTCTTTTTAATTGTTTCTTCTTTCATTCCAACTGGAACTATAGCTGTTACTTTATCAGGTGCTTCAACAGTAATAGCCATAGTTTTGCGTTTTCTATATATAACATCAAAGTAAATAGTCTTTGTCCCATAGTTAATTGATAGCTGCATATAATTCTCCTTAGTTGATTGTTGCGAAGTGTTTTTTAGCAAGGTTAAGTAATGGTTGTACTAAGGATTTACGATCCTCTATAGAAAGCTTACTGTGGTATTTTATATTTAGTTTCATGTAAATTGCTCTTTCTATTTGATTACTTTTAGTAGGATTTATTGTCCAATCAATAACATAATTCTCTTTAACAATTTGAGCTACATCTGTAGCTATTTCTTTTGCTAGTTCTACTACATCAGTAGTTATGTATTCTACTCCATCCTCAGCAACTAATTCTGATTCTGTGTCATTAGTAGAACTTAATTGCTTACGAACTATTTCAAAGAATGAATACTCTTCTTTGCTAAGACCCAAAGCCTTAGCTTGTTCTGTTTCACCTTTTTGTACATCAGTTTCTAAGAATTTTTCTAATTTATTTTTTCTCTCCACCCAATCATTACGTGTTTCTTCTAGTATTTGCTGTAGCTTGTCTAGTAAGCTAGTATAGTAAACTGGATTATCATCTAGTTTTACTCGTATCATTTCTCTAACTGAGTGCTCCATAGCTGATGCTTTTGCTTCATCGGTCTTTAAGGTATTTAATTTGTCTCTAAAGTCATTATCAAATAGGCTCATAGGTGTTATCCACTGCCTAACCCCTAAAGACTGTAAGTGTTCTGAAATTATTTGTTTTACTTTTTGTCCACAATCAGATATATCTAGATGCTTACCTGGCTCAAATCTTGCTTTGGCTGCCGCCCTTATGTAAGATAGCCAACGTAAATCATTTATGTTATTAGTAGGCACATGGCTTGGTAAGATTTGCTCCATTGCCGAAGCATATCTTTTATAGGCTAGCTCAAATTCTGCTCTTTTGTCTTCTGGTTTTATTTTATTAATTAATGCATCTAAATCATTTTTATCTGTTCCGTTAAATATCGCCATCACTGCTTCACGGTATGATAGCATTTCTTTATATATTGCATCAGTTGACTGCATAGGTTCTCCTAACTCATCTTTATCAAATATAGCTAAGGCTTCTTCTAAAAAGTTAGAAACACCATAATAATCAACAATATAACCACATTTTTTATCTCCATGAGTTCGATTAACTCGGGCTATAGCTTGTAAAAGGTTGTGTTCTTTTAATGGACAATCCAAGTACATTACCTGCTCAATAGGTGCATCAAATCCTGTTAAAAGCATGTCTTTTACTATTATAAAGGTTAGTTTATCTTCCTCTAAAGGTTGCTTAAATCTATTTATAAGGTTTTTTTGCTGAGCTTTAGTAGTATTATGCTCTTTTAGATGAGGTGGATCATTAAGACTGCCTGAATATATTATTTGCACCTCTAGTGGTTCATCCATTATATCTTCCATGTGTTTATTAATAGCATTATAGTATTTAACACAAGCTTCTCGCGAAACACAAACTATTTGCGCTTTAAAACCATTAGGGTATACTTGTTCCTTATAATGTTTTAGTAGATCTTTAGCTATAGTATCTATCCGGTCATCTGCTTCAACTACAGCTTTTTTGTTAACATATTTTTGCTTTATTGCTTCTCTTTCTTCTTCACTTCTGTTTTCAAATGCTTGGTCAAACAGTTCTTCTAATGTTTCACCTTTTATCTGTAAATCAGGTCTTCTACCTTCATATATGATTGGCACAGTGGCTCCATCTTCTACTGCCTGTTGAATTGTGTATTTGTCAATATATCCCCCGAACCTTTTCGGAGTTGATTTATCTTTTTTATCTATAGGTGTACCAGTAAAGCCTATAAATACAGCATTAGGTAAAGCATCTCTCATGTTTTTAGCAGTATTTTTGTATTGACTGCGATGTGCTTCATCAGCTAATACTATTACATTTGACTTAGTTGTTAGAACCTCAAAAGGCTTTTCAAAATAAAGTGCGGTTTCTTGTTTGCCATCATTAAAAACAGCCTTTTCTTCTTTTTCACTTTGAAATTTTTGAATAGTAGTCATTATTATCTGAGCCCTAGCTCCTGATAATAGTTCTTTCATTTGGGCAATAGTTTCTGCTCTCACTGGTGTAGTTATAGTAGATAAAGTATTTACAAAGGTATTATAAATTTGGTCATCTAAGTCAATTCGATCAGTTACTACCACAATAGTAGCATCTCTTAATCTAGGTATTCTTCTTATTTTTCTAGCTAAATAAACCATAGTTAAGGATTTACCTGATCCTTGAGTGTGCCATATAACTCCACCACGTGTTAAAGCATCTTTACCATTTATTAAATTACTTATAGATTTGTTAACAGCTCTAAATTGCTGATATCTACATATCTTTTTAGTCTTT from Candidatus Syntrophocurvum alkaliphilum includes these protein-coding regions:
- a CDS encoding DNA-methyltransferase, whose product is MDNKIFKGHKGKNQWTIYPYDCIKAMKQIPDESIDCIITSPPYLNKRSYGQVGREQGNKAMYKYAASGKPLEYEIGCNQNIDEYFNSINQVFKLCYVLLKPDKFFFFNIGNLRRNKETTDISHIFVQMAKDIGFKHRDTIIWVKNNPRPVPPNSEIYWLDNGWEYLLMFSKGTGTIDREKYDLTVKNNCKVCKTQQEFEKTKPNYFKTNIGYTEESIKHEHPAKFPLSLPRFVLQLCTKENDTILDPFAGVGTTLIAGLQLNRNVIGCELNYDYCEKAVDEIKKTIFIINKP
- a CDS encoding Abi family protein, which translates into the protein MGNSNNQILYDDFNEIVSVYDFDTNLKTILYPRIMFIETAIKNYTLNTLISMGPIDFDYVFTNFLNDYKQENTGNSRYREKMKNRLELRNKINQKISFSYSQQRAVISHFFHSNKPIPLWAIFEVINMGEFGFFLQCLNQNTRIAVAKDLGIHTSSHNQNGRIIEDIIFLIKELRNAVAHNSVVFDCRFKKTNPPSRLKEYLQSETGISNINFENIVDYFIIVIFLLKKLGINKTELKKIVRNIYIESEQLRNTIPISVHTSIMGSDFRNKVNGLNNYI
- a CDS encoding M48 family metallopeptidase; this encodes MQLSINYGTKTIYFDVIYRKRKTMAITVEAPDKVTAIVPVGMKEETIKKKVMTKADWIVKKLYEFKNVKHIPLKKEFVNGESFMYMGRNYSLQIELDDSLQVPEVKLFRGKFIISTPTKDEEALKNAMEKWYREKAKEKINERVEYYQYKIGKKPAKVTVKEQKKRWGSCSSKGNINLNWKLIMAPSPVIDYIVVHEMAHLVHLNHSKEFWNLVESILPDYKERRKWLRNNGVRMGL
- a CDS encoding type I restriction endonuclease subunit R, translated to MPYLGNEETLVELPAIEYLKNLGYEFNHGDNLTPENGERESLNEVILHDRLIQSLKRINPWINESNLNKAVRFISRADNLGASLLEINEKIYDAIVNLKYSLDQDLDGSGKKKFHTVKFIDWDNIDNNEFLVTRQFVIQGPTEKIIPDIIIFINGIPVVVLECKSPFLEKSKNENIGKYEAFEQLRRYMDQRGSQKGEGAPRLFHTNFFTAILNKYHAYVGTISSGYGNYLEWKDPYPFKLKDIPDVDNNGQNVFLQGVLEQRNLLDIIQNFILFDSDEKGKTKKICRYQQFRAVNKSISNLINGKDALTRGGVIWHTQGSGKSLTMVYLARKIRRIPRLRDATIVVVTDRIDLDDQIYNTFVNTLSTITTPVRAETIAQMKELLSGARAQIIMTTIQKFQSEKEEKAVFNDGKQETALYFEKPFEVLTTKSNVIVLADEAHRSQYKNTAKNMRDALPNAVFIGFTGTPIDKKDKSTPKRFGGYIDKYTIQQAVEDGATVPIIYEGRRPDLQIKGETLEELFDQAFENRSEEEREAIKQKYVNKKAVVEADDRIDTIAKDLLKHYKEQVYPNGFKAQIVCVSREACVKYYNAINKHMEDIMDEPLEVQIIYSGSLNDPPHLKEHNTTKAQQKNLINRFKQPLEEDKLTFIIVKDMLLTGFDAPIEQVMYLDCPLKEHNLLQAIARVNRTHGDKKCGYIVDYYGVSNFLEEALAIFDKDELGEPMQSTDAIYKEMLSYREAVMAIFNGTDKNDLDALINKIKPEDKRAEFELAYKRYASAMEQILPSHVPTNNINDLRWLSYIRAAAKARFEPGKHLDISDCGQKVKQIISEHLQSLGVRQWITPMSLFDNDFRDKLNTLKTDEAKASAMEHSVREMIRVKLDDNPVYYTSLLDKLQQILEETRNDWVERKNKLEKFLETDVQKGETEQAKALGLSKEEYSFFEIVRKQLSSTNDTESELVAEDGVEYITTDVVELAKEIATDVAQIVKENYVIDWTINPTKSNQIERAIYMKLNIKYHSKLSIEDRKSLVQPLLNLAKKHFATIN